TTCTCTACGATATATACGATACTCGACACCCTCAGTAGGCAGTCCCGTCCAGCTCATATTTACCGTCATGGTTGAAGGGTCATATTCAGCTGACAAATCTGTGATCGTCTGGTTGGTAGCTGGATCCTCGGTAGCTTCAGGAAGATCAAGATTCCCTGAGTCCGGGAACGGCTTCACCGGATAATCCTTCAGAGCTTCTTCCATGACTTTACCCCAGAATGCAGCAGCCAGCGGACTGCTGTTCTTAAGCAAATGTTTTTTGTCAGGCTCATCGTAGCCCATCCAAACCGCAGCTGTCCATTCCGGAGTATAACCTACAAACCATACATCCCTATTTGAGCTTATTCCAGTATATCCACTCTGTGTGGTACCTGTCTTACCAGCTACTGGTCGGTTAATCCGTGCTTTTTTACCTGTACCGCTTTCTACTACCTTCTGCATCATTTGCGTCATCTGATAGGCAGTGGTTTCCGACATGACTCGTTCCGATGATGTATCGGCTTTAAAAACAGTCTTGTCTTCGCTATCGGCAATGGATTTAATGGCATAGGCCTCTCTCAATTCTCCGCCATTCGCAAAAGCGCTGTATGCCTGAGCCATCTCTAAGGTATTGGTACCTTTACTCATCCCCCCAAGTGCCAGTGATAAATTCTTATCCTCATCTGCAAGGGAGATGCCCATTTTCTTAGCAAATAGAAATCCCGTTTTCACACCAATTTCGTTCAGCAGCCACACAGAAGGAATATTCTCTGATTTCTGCAGTGCGTCACTCATACTGATGGTCGAGGAATATCCATGAAGGTTATTCGGGCAATATTTGCCAAAACATTGTTTCTCATTACTCAACTGTGAATCAACCATGAACTTTCCAGACTCCAACGCAGGAGCATAAGATACGATGGGCTTGAAGGCCGATCCCGGTGAACGCCGGCTTGCCGATACACGGCTGTAACCTTTTTTCTCATAATTACGTCCGCCCAGTAAAGCCATAATACTGCCGTTCTCTTGGTTCATAATGACCATGGATCCTTGGACCAGTTCATCATCTACACTTTCCTCAAAATTATCCGCATCGGCGAATGCATCCTCCACCGTTTGCTGAGCATGTTTATCCATCGTAGTGTAGATTTTGTATCCACCAATGTTCAAGTCATCCTCAGAGAGTCCGAACTTCTCTTCAGCCTCATCCACAGCATAGTCTATGAATGCTTGATACCGCTGCTTGCTTGCAGGCGGTTTATATGTGTAGTCAACAGCTTTGGCATTAATCATCTCTTGTTCCGTGATGTACCCCTGATCATGCATAAGTGTCAGCACAATTCCACGGCGTTCCTTCGAA
Above is a window of Paenibacillus wynnii DNA encoding:
- a CDS encoding transglycosylase domain-containing protein, with the translated sequence MSRDDITRPNRNRDREQPKPKKKKKKLLTKKRVLWTLFFATALAIFCALGGYLFIMLNGEKLLKENAGKLTVNPTTKVYDRNANLIGELSLEKSDPVEHDKIPELLINAFVATEDKRFFEHKGVDFWSIGRAAVKDIAARSMVEGGSTITQQLAKNIFLTRDKTFFRKATEVSIAVALENDNTKDEIITMYLNRINFGGTIYGIKAASERYFGKSNLEDLEIWQMATLAAMPKGPSRYNPLRNPELSKERRGIVLTLMHDQGYITEQEMINAKAVDYTYKPPASKQRYQAFIDYAVDEAEEKFGLSEDDLNIGGYKIYTTMDKHAQQTVEDAFADADNFEESVDDELVQGSMVIMNQENGSIMALLGGRNYEKKGYSRVSASRRSPGSAFKPIVSYAPALESGKFMVDSQLSNEKQCFGKYCPNNLHGYSSTISMSDALQKSENIPSVWLLNEIGVKTGFLFAKKMGISLADEDKNLSLALGGMSKGTNTLEMAQAYSAFANGGELREAYAIKSIADSEDKTVFKADTSSERVMSETTAYQMTQMMQKVVESGTGKKARINRPVAGKTGTTQSGYTGISSNRDVWFVGYTPEWTAAVWMGYDEPDKKHLLKNSSPLAAAFWGKVMEEALKDYPVKPFPDSGNLDLPEATEDPATNQTITDLSAEYDPSTMTVNMSWTGLPTEGVEYRIYRRETSEADFTPLLSSLSSSAADISAMPGLIYEYYVTAYYSDKGIESEPSNLVNVSVQDTPPSEEPIPTLDPVLPTDSPGNGANNGSNQGGNGNGNGNGNGNGNGKDEGGVSPGATATPALPTATPVPTASPSVDPGTGGGTGTEATASPNPEVGFTESSKDKPEKK